One region of Artemia franciscana unplaced genomic scaffold, ASM3288406v1 Scaffold_6206, whole genome shotgun sequence genomic DNA includes:
- the LOC136043462 gene encoding uncharacterized protein LOC136043462 translates to MRSRSQSHGVSFWQRCCKNNVQSQIRGGFEKIIWKTKKGARGGLPLSPMAERGSPSILSKKAEPGPSGEAEIPELSEKGSQIGETDLTPSIVQNVTPSGLCRLRQGLHHQGYSPSTVDIIMDGWRDSTKRQYRVYIEKWIDFCGRNTIQALEATVPETLTFLTELFYSGVGYSAINTAKSALSAILPSLQLGSNHITKKFMRGVFNRRPSLPKISSIWDVKCVFDLFRLPVWDIENLKLKTLTQKLAVLLILSACERVQLLASLSLNNMINNDDGSFDFQINVLLKTTKPGKPQISS, encoded by the exons ATGCGCTCCCGAAGTCAAAGTCACGGAGTTTCTTTTTGGCAAAGATGTTGCAAAAACAACGTCCAAAGCCAAATCCGTGGCggatttgaaaaaatcatttggaaGACCAAAAAAGGTGCAAGGGGGGGCCTACCGTTATCGCCGATGGCAGAACGAGGCTCCCCGTCCATTCTATCGAAAAAAGCAGAACCAGGACCGTCAGGAGAGGCCGAAATTCCAGAACTTTCAGAAAAGGGATCGCAAATAGGTG AAACCGACCTTACACCATCCATTGTCCAAAACGTTACGCCTAGCGGCTTGTGTCGTCTCCGGCAAGGGCTTCACCACCAAGGATATTCTCCTTCCACAGTCGATATTATCATGGATGGATGGCGGGATTCAACTAAGCGTCAGTACAGGgtttacattgaaaaatggaTCGACTTTTGTGGAAGAAACACAATCCAGGCCTTGGAGGCAACTGTACCGGAGACTTTGACCTTTCTTACGGAACTGTTTTACTCAGGTGTTGGATACAGTGCTATTAATACTGCGAAGAGTGCTTTATCCGCAATTTTACCAAGCCTTCAGTTAGGCAGTAATCACATCACTAAGAAATTCATGAGAGGTGTCTTTAATAGAAGGCCTAGCCTACCCAAGATTTCTAGTATTTGGGATGTAAAATGTGTATTCGATCTATTTAGATTGCCAGTTTGGGATATCGAAAACCTTAAATTAAAGACACTAACACAAAAATTAGcggttttattgattctatcgGCTTGTGAAAGAGTTCAGCTGTTGGCCAGTTTGTCACTTAATAATATGATAAATAATGACGATGgaagttttgattttcaaattaatgtgcTATTAAAAACAACGAAACCGGGGAAACCACAAATCAGTAGTTAA